TTTTTCTTCCATGTCTGGACTGGGATCTGAAACAACAACCAAATAAGCATTTTCATATTCTTTTTCGACATAGCCTGAATAGCTACTTCTATCCCAACTAAAGCTAATTCGTTTCTCCTGTGTCATGAGTAACACTCCTTATTTGCAAAGTAAAATTATTTTAAATCGTCTCGGTTTAGCAGTAGGTAATGTTCTTGCAGTATATTATGCTATAAAGTACAATAAATGCATAATGCGAATTCGCATATTTTGAAATTTTAGATAGACAAGGCTTTTTAATAGTGGTATAGAATTGAAATCGGCGTAGGAGTGAAAGTATGGATTCTTTTGGAGCAGTCATTAAGGAAATTCGTAAGAATAGAAAATTAACACAAAAAATGTTATCAGAAGACATTTGTTCACAAAGTGTATTGAGTAGGATCGAAAATAATGAAGAGTTGCCCAATGTAGTAGTGATGCAACAAATCTGCCAACGCTTAGGTGTAACAATGGATCAGATTATGCAGTTTAAATCAGATGAAGTTCGACTGATCACTCAAATATTTGAAAAAATAGCGGATTATTTTCGCCATAAAGAATATGAAAAAATAATGACGTATATGAAAGCAACGCAAATTGAAGAACGATTACATTTAGATACTGATTGGCAGCGTTACTATTATTATTTAGGCAGTTGTAAATTTTATTTGTGTAGCGATTTTGAACATGCGATATTAGATCTAAAAAAAGGGCTTTCTTATACATATCAAGCGAACAAGGACAATTTATCAGATTTTGAAATACAAGTGATCAGTTGTATTGGTAGCACCTATAGTAGTATTGGAAAGTTTATTGAAGCTGAGAAGTACTTAAAGTTAAGCATTCATTATTTTCATAAATTACCCAATGAACGAGTAACAGCTGAATTGACTAAGATATTTTATAATTATTCTAAATTCTTAACCGATCAAAAACGGTTAGAAGAAGCACAAATCTATATCGATCAAGGGATCGTCTGGTCAAGACACCGCAATAGCTATTATTATTTAAGTGAGTTGTTTCAACTAAAAAGCCAATTGATGATCGTAAAAGGGCAATCAGAGAAAGCAACTGAGTATCAAATTTTATCTGAACAAATTCGTCGGATCGAAACCATTAAAATCTAACGAAAGTTAAGTAAAAAAATCTGAAAAGGTCTACACCATTCTTGACTTTAACTGATTTTAAGAGTACCGTTAAAGTAGAAAATTAAAGAAAGAAGGATGAAGATGAGAACGTTTATCTTTGCTGAAAAGTTCTTTTTAAAAAGTGATGTAAAAGGACCGGGATATTTAGAAATCACAGATGGAGTATTTGGTGACTTTTATAAAGAAGTACCAGAAAGCGATGCAACAGTGATTAAAGAAGAAGGAAAATGGATTGCACCAGGTTTAGTAGATACTCATATTCATGGTTACATGAATCATGATGTTATGGATAGTGATGCTGAAGGGTTAAAAGTCATGTCAGAAGGATTATTGTCTTGTGGTGTGACATCATTTTTACCAACAACTTTAACCTCAAGCAAAGAACGCTTGAAAGATGTTGCTAAAACAATTGGTGAGGTATATCAAGATGTTCCTGGTGCAAAAGTTCAAGGAATCTATTTTGAAGGACCATTCTTTACCGAAGAACACAAAGGTGCTCAAAACCCTAGCTACTTTGGCGATCCAGATCTTGCAACGTTCAATGAATGGCAAGAAGCTTCTGGTGGTTTGATCAAAAAAATCGCTTTAGCACCAGAACGCAAAGGGGTTAAAGAATTTGTAAAAGCTGTAACGGATGAAGGTGTCGTTGTTGCCTTGGGACACAGTGATGCAACGTTAGAACAAGCAACAGATGCAGTCGAAGCTGGTGCTAGCGTGTTTGTCCATGCTTATAACGGTATGCGTGGACTAAATCATCGTGAACCTGGGATGGTTGGTGCGTTGATGTCATTAAATCATGTGTTCTCTGAATTGATTTGTGATGGTCATCATGTCCATCCAAATGCAGCAGATATTCTGATGGAAAAAGCTGGACATGATCACGTGGCGTTGATCACTGACTGTATGATGGCTGGCGGCATGCCTGATGGTAACTACAATTTAGGTGAATTTCCTGTTGTCGTGAAAGATGGCACAGCTCGTTTAGAATCTGGTAACCTAGCAGGTAGTATTTTGAAATTAAAAGAAGCTATCAAAAACGTGGTTGATTGGGAAATTGCTACACCAGAACAAGCAATCATGATGGCAACATTAGTACCCGCTGTTAGTTGTAAGATCGATGATCAATGCGGGATGATCGCAAACGGACGCGATGCTGACTTTATCGTGTTAGATCCAACGATGGAATTGGCTGCAACTTATTTAGATGGCGTAGAACGTTATCGTGCTTAATATAAATAAAAAACAGATTTTAGCTATTTGGCTAAAGTCTGTTTTTTTATTTAGTCATTTTTAGGTAAGATAGATGAGGTTAGGCTGTTGTTGAAATACGCAATAAAAAAATCTGATAAAAATAAGTCATACACTTCAATATCCGTTTTATAAAGAGAAACCGGGATCACAAAAGTTTGTTCATTGGTCCCGGCAATATAATCACCGTCAATGGTTTGCGCAACGACTAGAAAGCCATGTTCTTGCCAAAGTGAAAGATCATCTAAGGAAATGGTTTCATCAGAAGCAAGGTATTGAATTGTCTCTTCAAATTGTGCTTCAAGTGTTTGGCTGAAAATGATCGTGCTATCCTCATCTTGTTCATTTTCTAAAACGGTACTTAAAAAAATTTGTGGATCTGTTTTTGTGAGTTCTTCTTTGATTTTTTGAAAATCCATCTCTATGCCTCCTGATTTTAAAATGAAGTAAGCTTATTCAAGCTCTTGCGAAATCAGCTGTTCAATCCGTTTCTACCATAGGTCAATATAAAAAAAGTAATACTCTATCGTTCATTTAAGATCGTGACGCGAAAATCAATAGTGGTATTTTTGTTTAAGCCTTTAGCTTCAAGATCGATTTGCTTACATAATAGTGCAGTTCCTTCATAAACGGGTGTTACTCGATAACGAATCGTTTCGCCATTATCTAGTGCTTGGCGAATTTGATTTTCATATTTAGTCATATAAGGTGTATTGACGGGTGTTTGATAAAGTGTAGTGAGATTTCGCTGGTCATCACCAGAACCACCAAGTTGGCGTCCAATCAAATGTCCTCTAGAATGAAGTGTCGGCTCCAAGCCAGAAATAAAGCCTGGGGGACGAATATCTTTATTAGCAGAGGTTCCAGTATTGACCATAGCTGGTTTTAATAACGCATCGGCACCAGTTGCGCGATCAAGTGAATCTAAAGCGTGATAATCAATCCAGCCTTTTTGACTATCTTTCATTTCAGCGGTTGAAAAAGTTGCAGGACCAAGTTCTTTAGGTCCAGGATTTGTGGAACTGACTGGTTTTGCTGTAGATGGTTTGGTTTGCTGTTGCGGCTGATGTGTGTCGATACCAAACATTTCTTGAATAGTATCTGGAACTTGTACTCCAAATACACCTAAAACTAAAATAATTAGCACTGCCACAAGCATCACTGCTGGATTGAAAGGCGGTTTTTGTTTCTTTCTTGCCATGTTTTCTCTCCTAACTTAAATAAAGCTGACTTTTATCGTAGATTTTGCATAAGTCATCCTTCTATTATACGAAAAAAAATCAAAAA
The DNA window shown above is from Enterococcus sp. 12C11_DIV0727 and carries:
- a CDS encoding helix-turn-helix domain-containing protein, with product MDSFGAVIKEIRKNRKLTQKMLSEDICSQSVLSRIENNEELPNVVVMQQICQRLGVTMDQIMQFKSDEVRLITQIFEKIADYFRHKEYEKIMTYMKATQIEERLHLDTDWQRYYYYLGSCKFYLCSDFEHAILDLKKGLSYTYQANKDNLSDFEIQVISCIGSTYSSIGKFIEAEKYLKLSIHYFHKLPNERVTAELTKIFYNYSKFLTDQKRLEEAQIYIDQGIVWSRHRNSYYYLSELFQLKSQLMIVKGQSEKATEYQILSEQIRRIETIKI
- the nagA gene encoding N-acetylglucosamine-6-phosphate deacetylase, with the protein product MRTFIFAEKFFLKSDVKGPGYLEITDGVFGDFYKEVPESDATVIKEEGKWIAPGLVDTHIHGYMNHDVMDSDAEGLKVMSEGLLSCGVTSFLPTTLTSSKERLKDVAKTIGEVYQDVPGAKVQGIYFEGPFFTEEHKGAQNPSYFGDPDLATFNEWQEASGGLIKKIALAPERKGVKEFVKAVTDEGVVVALGHSDATLEQATDAVEAGASVFVHAYNGMRGLNHREPGMVGALMSLNHVFSELICDGHHVHPNAADILMEKAGHDHVALITDCMMAGGMPDGNYNLGEFPVVVKDGTARLESGNLAGSILKLKEAIKNVVDWEIATPEQAIMMATLVPAVSCKIDDQCGMIANGRDADFIVLDPTMELAATYLDGVERYRA
- a CDS encoding DNA/RNA non-specific endonuclease encodes the protein MARKKQKPPFNPAVMLVAVLIILVLGVFGVQVPDTIQEMFGIDTHQPQQQTKPSTAKPVSSTNPGPKELGPATFSTAEMKDSQKGWIDYHALDSLDRATGADALLKPAMVNTGTSANKDIRPPGFISGLEPTLHSRGHLIGRQLGGSGDDQRNLTTLYQTPVNTPYMTKYENQIRQALDNGETIRYRVTPVYEGTALLCKQIDLEAKGLNKNTTIDFRVTILNER